The window TCATGCAAAACCCCAGGCAGTGATGGAAGCAGCGTATCGGGTTGTAATAACAACGGCGCCTGCAGCACTGGTGGTTGCAATAAAATGAATGTATTCGACTGGCTATCCAACATGGACATGCCGGTTGTAGATAAATTTGAGATCGCAGAGGTACGTTTTAAAAACGGACGCAAGGAATTTTTCCGCAATATAAACGGCATAGAGCTTACCACCGGCGACCCCGTAGTGGTAGATGTGCCTAATGGGCACCACATTGGGCATGTTTCGCTTCAGGGCGAGCTGGTGCGCCTGCAAATGCAAAAGAAAAAGGTAAAGAACGACGATAATATTCGCGCCATTTACCGCATTGCAACTCCTAAGGATCTGGAAAAATACGAAGAACTCCAGAACAAGGAGATGCCTATTATGTACCGCACCCGCGAGATCATCAGGGATTTAAACCTGCAGATGAAGCTTACGGATATTGAGTACCAGGCCGACGGCACCAAGGCTACCTTCTTCTATTCGGCAGATGACCGGGTAGATTTCCGGCAGCTGATCAAGGTGCTGGCCTCTGAATTCAGGCTGCGGGTAGAAATGCGCCAGATCTCCCTCCGGCAGGAAGCCGGACGCCTGGGTGGTATTGGCTCCTGCGGCCGCGAGCTGTGCTGCTCCACCTGGCTCACAGATTTTAAGAGCGTAAGTACCACGGCTGCCCGTTATCAGAACCTCTCCCTGAATCCCAGCAAGCTAAGCGGCCAGTGCGGCAGGCTTAAGTGCTGCCTCAACTACGAGCTGGAGACTTATATGGAAGCGCTGGAAGATATACCAGCTGTGAACCAACCTCTGGTGACAGAAAAAGGAGAAGCTTACCTGCAAAAAACAGATATTTTCCGAAAGATGATGTGGTTTGGCTATTCCAACGAAGACCAGTGGCACCCGGTAGCAGCCTCCCGTGTTCAGCATATCCTGGAGCTCAATGCCAAAGGCATCAATCCGGCTAACCTCCTGGAGGATAAACTGCCGGAGCTGGAAGATGGTCCGAAAGTACTTAACCAGGACCTGGCACTGATGGATCAGCGTTTCCAGAACAAAGCTGCCAAAACCAAAAAGAAACGCCGCAAGAAACCTAGAAGCAACAAAGGAGATGATAAACAATCTTAAGGCGGCATTTGCCGGCCTTTCGCTTTTGCTCGTGCTGAATGCATGCGATGAACAACGGGTGTTTGAACGTAACATAGATATAAAGGACTATGCCTGGCATAAAGACTCGGTGGTACACCTGCAGGTGCCCATCGAAGATGCTGATATTCCCTACAACATCTATTACAATGTGCGCAACGCCCTCTCCTATCCGGCCCAGAACCTGTACCTTCAGATAGAAATTGCAGATACAACCGGAACTGTGATTACTTCAGACCTGAACAACATAGAGTTGTTTAACCGGCAGACGGGTAAACCCTATGGCGAAGGACTAGGCGATATATTCGACCATCAGATCCCAGTATACCAGGAATTCAAATTTCCCTATCCAGGTGTTTATGATGTCAGGATTCAGCACCGTATGCGTGAGAGCGACAGGAGGGTAATGCAGGGTAATTTCCTGCCCTACATCATGTCGGTAGGCATCCGGGTAGAAAAAGCCGGTGCTCAGGGAGAAGGGCAACAGTAAAGCATACAGTTAAAAATAGAAAAGCCTGTTTATTCCATAAAGGAGTGAGCAGGCTTTTTTTTGTATTAGTTGATGTCAAGAATGTTTAGCCAGCAGAATTCAAAGCATCAATATCTGTGTAATCCCCCTGGAGAACTGATCCTACCCCATATCTTTTTCAGTAGCTCATATTATGTTTAGTAGCCCGTCTTGTAGCGTCGATACATGCATCGACGTGGTAGAAAAAAGGCAGGAAGGGAATATTGAATCGCTATAGGAATCTGTTTCTCTTTTAGAACCACGTCGATGCGTGCATCGACGCTACGGGGGACACTGCCAGCATTAACCATCAGTGAAAAAAAGATATGGGATAAAATCAGTTGGCAAAAGGGAATCGTCCCGTTTTAAAACTTTCTTAAAAAGACATTCTATAAATTATGTCTAGCTAATCCCCCCGCTGCAAATAAATTAGCCTGCGGGTTTCGTTGCCTACTAATATTGAAGTGTTGTTCAGGAAGAGAATGGCCTCGCTCTGGCCTGCCCGTGGAACGCGGATGCAGCCTAGGGGCTGCTGTAAATAAGCATCCGGGGCCTCTACGGCAAAAAGGTAAACCTTGCCATAGGTCAGCAGGGCTACCGTTCCTCCATCGGGACTAATATCTGCCGCCGTCACCAGGTCTTTTACAAATACTGACTCCAATAATTCTGCGGCATAGTCGCCGGGCTGGTCTGGTACAGTGTAACGCCTCACCCACCCATCGCCCCTGGATTTGGTAAACAGATGAAGCCTGCCTGCATGCCAGAAAAAAGCCTCGCAATCATAATTCATCTCCTCCTTTGGGGGAGGAAAGCTTTGCTGATCTGACCAGTGGAAATTGATGGTGTCTATGTGGTTGCTTTCCGGATGGAGCTTGAAGATTTTCAGGTTTCGGCGCTTGTTGAGGTTATTACCAAAATCACCGATATAGATGTTGCCGGTACTATCGCGCGCCAGGTCTTCCCAGTCTATATTGCGCAGGGGCAGGGATAGCGTGTCGAGCAGTTGCCCGTCGGCTCCGATACGATAAAGGGCTGCAGGGCCTCCACTATCCAGTATGGTCCAGAAGCTGCCATCGCCGGCAAGTGCAAGTCCGGAACTTTCTGCCAGTACTTTAGGCATACGTGCATAGGCACGCGATTCATAACTTTTCGAGTATTCCTGCTGCGGCGGGCAACAGGGAATCAGCATGGCCCTTAGGCTTAGCAGCAGCGCAATGAACTTTGCATTAAACATCCAGATTATTTAAAAACCGGTGCACCCTTTCTAAAAATTTTTGCCTGTTCACCCAAAAATCGCGACTGTAAAACCGCTGCCACGGCCAGTTGTTATGATCCAGCAGCTGATAGTTGTACACATGGCTCTCCTTCACGGTAAGGGCATGGTAGTACTGCAGGTCGTCGGTTAAGAGCAAACCTGCATAGTTATGGTGATGCAAAGCCGTAAGATCTGCAAAAGGCTGCCGCTCTGCCACGCTAAATTCCGGATGATCCATATTTTGCATGATACGCTCTTTCAGCAACCACTGCAGCCCTGTTTTCGGGAGCTGACGCGGCTGTGGCCAGAACCCTCCTTGGGAGATGCGGTGGGCATAGCTTAGATAGGCTTTGAAGAGTTTAGGACCCTCGTTTTTCGCTTCGCTTACCTCCAGCTCATCAGGTAAAATGCTGCTCACCACATAAATCATTTCACGG of the Flammeovirgaceae bacterium 311 genome contains:
- a CDS encoding PSP1-like protein (COG1774 Uncharacterized homolog of PSP1); protein product: MNVFDWLSNMDMPVVDKFEIAEVRFKNGRKEFFRNINGIELTTGDPVVVDVPNGHHIGHVSLQGELVRLQMQKKKVKNDDNIRAIYRIATPKDLEKYEELQNKEMPIMYRTREIIRDLNLQMKLTDIEYQADGTKATFFYSADDRVDFRQLIKVLASEFRLRVEMRQISLRQEAGRLGGIGSCGRELCCSTWLTDFKSVSTTAARYQNLSLNPSKLSGQCGRLKCCLNYELETYMEALEDIPAVNQPLVTEKGEAYLQKTDIFRKMMWFGYSNEDQWHPVAASRVQHILELNAKGINPANLLEDKLPELEDGPKVLNQDLALMDQRFQNKAAKTKKKRRKKPRSNKGDDKQS
- a CDS encoding gliding motility-associated lipoprotein GldH; the encoded protein is MINNLKAAFAGLSLLLVLNACDEQRVFERNIDIKDYAWHKDSVVHLQVPIEDADIPYNIYYNVRNALSYPAQNLYLQIEIADTTGTVITSDLNNIELFNRQTGKPYGEGLGDIFDHQIPVYQEFKFPYPGVYDVRIQHRMRESDRRVMQGNFLPYIMSVGIRVEKAGAQGEGQQ